gtgcatgagtgatgtcaggttggccatgcccactcagtcacatgcccctctagccacacccactgaacatagtaaaaaaatttgaaacccacccctgaatgatGGGCATGGGTAGGTGGAatggcccctctcaatggctccctgtcataCAAATGCTTCGGGGAAAagtgccaggattgtagacagggcaggaaagaggagcaCATGACAGGCAGAAGGGAGGGcaaggatgatgggcatgggaggggaagagagagggcagGGAAGATGGGCATGAGAGTAGGGGAATGAAAGGCccttctcaatggctccctgtcttACAAAtgctttggggcaaagtgccaggatcgtagacagggcggaaaagaggagcgcatgggagggggaagggagagggcagggatgatgggcatgggaggagggggaagaaatacccctctcaatggctccctgtcagacaaacgcttAGATGTctataaatatctgggcaacgcTGGGTCATCAGCTAGTATTAAATGAAATGGTAAGAATGACAATTACATCGGCAGATGATAAAACAATAGTATGGAAACGATGAatggaagatagaaaaaggaaatctgttgCTCAGAAAACACCTTCCAAACCACAGAAAGTaatatttacatttaattttctgTCATCAGCCTTAGAACATGTTCCAAATCTATAATTGTATGACAATTAAGAGATTTGGTCATTCAGAAAAACAGAGTTAAGCACCCAGACAGTCTTACCTGAAAGGTCTAGCCCAAAAGGGACACAAGCATGACTATACCCATAAACTGGATGAAGAGCACCGGAGGTGTCAGAAATGACCACACAGGCCATAAGGAAATGTTAAAACTGGGAATGAAAAAAAGGATCAATTTTAGTGTAATTAGCAATTTTACATGAAGTTTATCATTCTTATATTTAATCTATTACTTTTAAAGTCTCTCATTCATCTTGAAACATCTTtctttattcaaaataaatatatgttcacacacagaaacacaagtATCTTTGTTTTTATTCTCGCTAAGTCTCTTACTTTTTTCTCTACAtagtattttaaatttaaataaattcataGTTATAAAAAGACCATGataaatacaggttgtcctcactgACCGTAATAGGGACTACCAACTTCAGTTGCAGTCATCAAGTACATCACATGACTTACATCATGTTGTCAGGATAATTAAATGAATTGTCATGGTTAGGTAAGCACATCACATGACTATAATTCAtactgctggcttccccattgattttgcttgtggaagCATCTCTGAAACTCgcaaattgtgatcacgtgatccTGCAACTGTCATAGTGCAATATGGTTGCCAAGTGGCCAAATTGAGATTACATGACTGACCAaagggatgctacaatggctaCAGCTATGAAGACCCATTGTAGCTACGAATAGTCACTGAATGAATAGTCACTGAATagtaagcaaggactatctgtaatagaTATATGTGTGCGTGCATTCTGGAAGTAGCTAGCAATTCATAAACTTTGTTCTTGAGATAATATAAATGTGTAGATTAAAATATTACTTCATAAGATACATCAAGGAATTAAGGCTAAATTAGAATTCTCTGTCACTGCATGTCAGGAATGTATGCATTTGTCACTTGGGTATGATTGCACAGGTGTGCAATCTATTTCTGCATATAGTAACATTCTGGATGATCAAACAGTAAGGCACAGAACAGGAAGTAGGAGCAACCAATCAACATGCAAGGACATGCACCTCCATAGAATGCGCAACAAGGATTTGGAAGTGTGTGTATGGGCCCTTCTGCAGCTATCTGCAAGCTACGCTTACCCATCAACCCCTTTGCAGTGTAGGTATGTGGTGATGCCTACAAACAGTTGCAGACAACTTAAATCAAGtgttaggccaggggtgtcaaacttgtggcccatgggccgTATGCGTCATGTGCTAGCCACACCTACCCCTtgttagcaaagggggggaaagtcatgatatgtcacatgacgatgACATGACGATGCCAGTTTCACATCCCTGCTTTAGGTTATGCTGGTATATAGGAAATATATGTAATATAAATTAGCATCTAATTTAAACCAGGATTTAAACTAGTTCTTTTTCCTAGGTTATTTATAATCATCtagtgagagccagtttgatctaggaattaaggcaccaggctagaaaccagacgATCGTCAATTCTGTTTGCAAGTCTGAGGCATGAAGCAAAGCTTTGAGCCAGTCCTTCCCTCTTAGCCCATGATATCAGGCTTGGCCAATTCTTATCACAATCAATGGAGCAACAATCAGTTGATCTGAATAAAGTGGACCCTGCATTTGCCagaaaatgctaggaagaaaaaaaaatataaccaGTCTAGTCTATTTCACAGCAACACTATTATGAAACAAGGTCAAAGCAGTTTAGTTTACACCTTTTACCCAGGGTGAATCCTGTTACAGTATAAAATGAATCACTTTCAAAACAGTGAACAGATCTGTATTCTTCCTTCACCTGTCTATTCATGTACAATGAACCAATGCAATGTAATTGCAATTGGACAATGCAAAGtcacttttattttaataaaagagtGAATCAAGTACCcctttaattaaattaaacactTTAAAAGCAATGCCAATCCGGCatatggcatacattaaaatataacagaaaaaagCTATATGGAATAGGGATGAACTCTCATGAAGATCTCCATGGATGCCTCATGGACTTGTATGGCTTCCAGAGGGCTCCAGGGAAAATGCCCCAGGTGAGTCAGGTGTGGAACAAGACGCTTCTGAACAGCCTCATTCTGCTGACTGAACGTGGGAGCTTCTGAGGAGCCATGAGAAGTGAAGCAACAGAATCACCTAGAATAGCAGTGGACAAAGAAAAATTATTCTATGTTCAACCCACTGGAATTAGCTTAAAGGTGCAATTTAAAATGCTGGCTTTAGCTCAAAGACCATTATGGCTTGCTACTTAGGTACCTCTAGGCCAAAGAGGCTGGCCAACCTATTGAACCATCTAGAGAGAAACTGCTCTTAGTGTCACACTGTAGGGAGGTTGGCAGGAGGGGTAGATTCTTGGTAGCAGCAATGGTTCTGTGGAATAGCTTCCATGTGGAAATCAGTATGATCCCTTCGTAACTGCATTCAAAAAGTTGCTGAAAACTCAAGTTCTGGAGGGTGATGATATTAGATCCATCTCTggtgctttgagttatttattcTTAAGTTACattgttattatatttattctattatattatgtgttataattatattatattgtttgaTTTTATGCTATTAGGGATTTTCAACTGTTTTTTCTATGTTGTGTTAACCATTGAGAATGGTTTGATTGCAGTgagatataaatgtaataataaaatatattactttgctggaaaacatttttctttatacCAATTTATCTAAGTTACTCACTTAGAAGACCCCAGTTCATTCTTTAACAAATCTGGAGCTTCATCAGGACCAAAAAGCCCCAACAACACATGAtgaagttaaataaatgattctgAACAGCTGAACTAAATTAAACATGTTAAATTTTACACAAGCTTTAAAAAATTGCTTCAAGAGAGCTAAAGCTAACATGATAGAACAGCATTACAAAAAATGATCTTACAAATCATTTTGTAAGATCACAAATGTTTTACTCTTAAGTCAGGTGTCTCCGTTAATATCAGTTTATTCTATGAAGGGTCAACTTACCAAACTGCTGCAGCAATAAAGCTAGCAGTTGTGATGGAACGAGTGTGGGATAGCTAGTTTCATAGTCAGCAATTCCATGATACCATTCGAGTATATGATGCAGTAAAATGCCACTGACAGACTGACTGCTAATAAACAACTGCCAAGGACAAACCATCCACTGCAAAACAGAGAAAAGGAGAGCTGAGTAAGTGCCACAATAAGCTAGCTGATCTTGTATTAAGTATACATCAATGTTATGAACATTGGCTCAATTAGGAGGCTAATCCAGATCAGGACTGTTCTTACATTGGCTGAGAAAGATGCAAGTGTGGTGCTTCAGGTTTCAACTAGTTAAGAGATCCTCATCAGATATGGGACTTTTTAGCAAGAAAAAGTCTTGCTGAGAAACTAAGACTGGAcacaggagagggagagaagagggctTGAGTTTTAAGTAGAACATTTGGACAACCTTGTCTGAGCTCAGAAGTTAAACATGATTAAGTCTGGTTGATATTTAGATGATTTCTAGGGACTCTGATTCATGagattaaatttaaaaacaaattaggcTAGAAAATCATGATTAAAAATCATCCTGTAAGAAGGCAATGGGAAATCATCCAATATCAAGAAATAGCATGGATGTGTTCACTGATTTATTTATGCAAAATAGAGCAATGTAAAgtttaatttataaattaaaagaTGCTGAAATTCTAACTATAATTCAATTATTTAacaatgaagggggaaaaaaatctcaaatCCCAATTTTACCTGAAAATTTGAAACGATTCAAATTTGCACAAGCTTATTAAAAGGAACTGATTTACATAGCAATATGTACATACTATACACCCAGGAATCATTATGTTCAGAACATTTTATTGAGAAGTTATTCAGAAATCTCTAATGGGGaatccgaaaggtgctttttttcaagagacaagtgggctttctgttttttcttaaaagatgttttgcttctcatccaagaaacttcttcagcactgcctggatggtggagaatggaaggattatactccttgcagacagctggtcatttgcattcttttagagtcgttgaggccacctggaggttatgtgtgtcatcagggtcacctgtagtgcaaatgggtgtggagccttcttggaactcttgaaaggactgtgttgtagactggatagatgatgttgtatcccttcccctctgctgagagagggctgttcaattttgacatagatggctctTTGACTCCTTTCAAACCAGgtgatcctctctgtccaaaatgtggactttgctgtcttcaaaa
The DNA window shown above is from Thamnophis elegans isolate rThaEle1 chromosome 9, rThaEle1.pri, whole genome shotgun sequence and carries:
- the TMEM128 gene encoding LOW QUALITY PROTEIN: transmembrane protein 128 (The sequence of the model RefSeq protein was modified relative to this genomic sequence to represent the inferred CDS: inserted 2 bases in 2 codons), translating into MADDSEVELLVRRRRGLGSSHGPEQDSRTAVPGTSVEKKDKPLPRLNIHSAFWILSSIAITYYVEFFKNVKEIIQKESGWFVLGSCLLAVSLSVAFYCIIYXEWYHGIADYETSYPTLVPXTTASFIAAAVCFNISLWPVWSFLTPPVLFIQFMGIVMLVSLLG